The Marinilongibacter aquaticus genome has a window encoding:
- a CDS encoding ribonuclease Z: MKFTVLGTGSATPQLGKHPSAFLVQIDNEYVLIDCGEATQYRLLEQKIKPNKLKTICISHLHGDHYFGLAGLLSSLSLSQRKEPLTLIGPPDLIKIIELQIENSNNKLNYELIFVPTQNKEVELVLDKTFFKIESFPLIHRIPTTGFLISRAEGKRHILADKLPENFPVHFMGMLKEGLDVEDPMTGEIFKSSDYTIPGTPEKKLAYCSDTAYKPDLIPIIEGANLLYHEATFTDELKSRAEMTQHSTASQAAEIAKCAAVKKLVLGHFSSRYKNLDQHLIEAKSVFQNAVLAEEGKTYSI; this comes from the coding sequence TTGAAATTCACAGTTTTAGGCACAGGATCCGCTACTCCACAACTGGGAAAACACCCTTCGGCTTTTTTGGTACAAATTGACAACGAGTATGTGCTGATCGACTGTGGAGAGGCCACACAATACCGTTTGCTCGAGCAGAAGATTAAGCCGAATAAGCTGAAAACAATTTGTATAAGCCATTTGCACGGCGATCACTACTTCGGTTTGGCCGGACTGTTGTCTAGTTTGAGTTTAAGTCAAAGAAAAGAACCTTTGACCTTGATCGGGCCGCCCGATTTGATCAAAATCATCGAATTGCAAATCGAGAATTCGAACAATAAACTGAATTATGAACTGATTTTCGTGCCCACCCAGAATAAAGAAGTGGAGTTGGTTTTGGACAAAACTTTTTTCAAGATCGAAAGCTTCCCTTTGATTCACCGCATTCCCACAACGGGCTTTTTGATCAGCAGGGCAGAAGGGAAGCGGCACATTCTGGCCGATAAATTGCCCGAAAACTTTCCAGTGCATTTTATGGGCATGTTGAAAGAAGGGTTGGATGTGGAAGACCCGATGACGGGCGAAATCTTTAAATCTTCAGACTATACTATTCCGGGCACGCCAGAGAAAAAGTTGGCTTATTGCTCGGATACGGCCTATAAGCCCGATTTGATTCCCATAATTGAAGGGGCTAATTTGCTTTACCACGAGGCTACTTTTACCGACGAATTGAAGTCGCGTGCAGAAATGACGCAGCACAGTACGGCTTCACAAGCGGCCGAAATTGCGAAATGTGCGGCTGTGAAAAAATTGGTATTGGGACACTTTTCTTCGCGTTACAAAAATCTGGATCAACATTTGATTGAGGCCAAATCGGTATTCCAAAACGCGGTTTTGGCCGAAGAAGGGAAAACGTATTCGATTTGA
- a CDS encoding glycosyltransferase family 4 protein produces MRILIVHQFLWAHYKAGIFKNLEQLVDESQGQDELHIIQTAIFEKARRDFGKADTSIHNYRYELLFDDVYENTGYWNRLKKVWARIRAFKPDVINLPGYYEPAMVTVQFMAKILLRKKIILSVDSTEGDNPNKWYGELLKRIIISLADGFFCYGKLSADYMLKLGAKEEQILMRRNSVNNDLVRKIHDDFKESTDYESEKRKLPKYNFIFVGRFLAIKNIRLLVETFLKLEKAEDWGLILVGDGPLREEIETFCQGNPSINSFPPTNWDGVPKRMALADVLVLPSYSEPWGLVTNEAMVCGKPVIVSQKAGSAHDLVKNGKNGFTFDAYSGDDLLEKLQFFVDNPAAVQSFGKNAEETIQEFAPEKVAEDMYNGFKRIIAA; encoded by the coding sequence ATGAGGATATTGATCGTACACCAATTTCTTTGGGCCCATTATAAAGCAGGTATTTTTAAAAATCTCGAACAGCTTGTCGACGAATCGCAAGGGCAAGACGAACTGCACATCATCCAAACGGCCATTTTCGAAAAAGCTCGGCGAGATTTTGGCAAAGCCGATACCTCGATTCACAATTACCGCTACGAATTGCTTTTCGACGATGTCTACGAAAATACTGGCTATTGGAATCGACTGAAGAAAGTTTGGGCCCGAATTCGTGCATTCAAACCCGACGTGATCAACCTGCCCGGCTATTACGAGCCTGCCATGGTGACGGTGCAGTTTATGGCCAAAATATTATTGCGAAAAAAAATAATTCTTTCGGTCGATTCTACCGAAGGCGACAATCCGAACAAATGGTACGGTGAACTTTTAAAGCGAATTATCATCTCCTTGGCCGATGGCTTTTTCTGCTACGGGAAGCTTTCTGCCGATTATATGCTGAAACTCGGAGCAAAGGAAGAGCAGATACTTATGCGACGAAACTCGGTAAACAACGATTTGGTGCGGAAAATACACGACGATTTTAAGGAAAGTACGGATTACGAAAGCGAGAAAAGGAAACTGCCCAAATATAATTTCATATTTGTTGGGCGTTTTTTGGCCATCAAAAACATTCGCCTTTTGGTGGAAACCTTCCTTAAGCTCGAAAAGGCTGAAGATTGGGGTTTGATTTTGGTTGGAGACGGGCCATTACGCGAAGAAATAGAAACGTTCTGCCAGGGAAACCCAAGCATAAACAGTTTTCCGCCCACGAATTGGGACGGCGTACCCAAGCGAATGGCCTTGGCCGATGTATTGGTTTTGCCCAGCTATTCAGAACCTTGGGGGCTTGTGACCAACGAAGCCATGGTTTGCGGCAAACCCGTGATTGTTTCGCAAAAAGCGGGTTCGGCACACGATTTGGTAAAAAATGGCAAAAACGGTTTTACCTTTGATGCCTACTCTGGGGATGATTTGCTGGAAAAGTTGCAATTTTTCGTCGATAATCCGGCAGCAGTTCAGAGCTTTGGAAAAAATGCAGAAGAAACCATTCAAGAATTTGCCCCCGAAAAAGTAGCAGAAGATATGTACAACGGCTTTAAAAGAATAATCGCGGCATGA
- a CDS encoding O-antigen ligase family protein: protein MSIFDKFLKNRDAFAVSMVFCSGPLNYALRDGIGLAPNNTAFSMLFMFGWIFFVLPYRNFKKLYKNDTPLTLLAVVYLLVTVAYMFIYTKEYYLPLTVKLYDCVVIFLSAYFLYFISTFSEEKLRLNFLKISIAISFVGTVSVMLLVLTNPNFVLGQRLALSFNGDSAGDAMGNPHIYGRGAVFGIVSSLVYLKYETVSRYRTMTYFALLIFLAMLVLAQAMSSILGGFGIIACFLWFNTSWKSLSKYSKKIFSKWYFWVILILLIGKGIDFIQKNEAIVDLAYTVIERRIEKLANTFLPEEDSPYAEEVEEDQSALGRVATMGIVWETLQENFEDGQYQKIIFGNGYYALYVDVPIIEVFNSYGLFGLVIFSIFFFSMLRYALKEMRNPQTIIGEFAAYGFVYFFIFTFTNGLIMDYNRWTFFALMCRFMSAKNNFLPLDKLRKL from the coding sequence ATGAGCATTTTCGACAAGTTTTTGAAAAATCGTGATGCATTTGCCGTGAGCATGGTATTCTGCAGCGGCCCTTTGAATTACGCCCTTCGTGACGGTATCGGGCTTGCTCCAAACAACACAGCTTTTTCGATGCTTTTCATGTTCGGTTGGATATTTTTCGTGCTCCCATACCGCAACTTCAAAAAGCTTTACAAAAACGATACTCCTCTTACTCTGCTGGCTGTGGTTTACCTTTTGGTAACTGTCGCCTATATGTTTATCTATACCAAAGAGTATTATTTGCCGCTTACGGTCAAGCTCTACGACTGCGTCGTTATTTTCCTTTCGGCCTATTTTTTGTATTTCATTTCTACCTTTTCCGAGGAAAAATTACGCCTCAATTTCCTCAAAATTTCCATTGCCATTTCCTTTGTTGGTACGGTGAGCGTAATGCTTTTAGTATTGACCAATCCGAATTTTGTATTGGGGCAGCGTCTGGCACTTTCTTTCAATGGCGATTCGGCAGGCGATGCAATGGGAAACCCCCACATTTACGGTAGAGGAGCTGTATTTGGCATTGTTTCATCTTTGGTCTACCTCAAATACGAAACGGTATCGCGGTACCGCACCATGACCTACTTCGCCTTGTTAATCTTTTTGGCCATGTTGGTCTTGGCACAAGCCATGTCGTCTATTTTGGGTGGTTTTGGCATAATTGCCTGCTTCTTGTGGTTCAACACCTCTTGGAAGAGCCTATCGAAATACTCGAAAAAAATATTCTCAAAATGGTATTTCTGGGTCATCCTGATTTTACTTATCGGAAAAGGGATCGACTTCATCCAAAAAAACGAGGCCATTGTCGATTTAGCCTACACGGTAATTGAGCGTAGAATCGAGAAATTGGCCAATACTTTTCTTCCGGAGGAAGATTCGCCCTATGCCGAAGAAGTCGAAGAAGACCAGTCGGCTTTGGGCCGTGTGGCTACAATGGGTATTGTTTGGGAAACCCTTCAAGAGAATTTTGAAGACGGTCAATACCAAAAGATCATTTTCGGAAACGGCTATTACGCCCTTTATGTCGATGTGCCCATAATCGAAGTTTTCAATTCCTACGGCTTATTTGGCTTGGTTATTTTCTCCATTTTCTTTTTCAGCATGTTGCGTTATGCCCTTAAGGAAATGCGAAACCCACAGACCATAATCGGTGAATTTGCAGCCTATGGCTTTGTATATTTCTTCATTTTCACCTTCACCAACGGCCTTATCATGGACTACAACAGGTGGACATTCTTTGCTTTGATGTGTAGATTCATGTCGGCAAAAAATAATTTTCTACCGCTTGACAAACTACGAAAGTTGTGA
- a CDS encoding acyltransferase family protein, with protein sequence MSKDFRHNNFDLIRLVAAVQVMLFHAFTHFNVQAPFADQIKGFVYLLPGVPIFFTISGFLIYQSLERNRDKLKKYFVNRALRIYPALYVCLAFTLLLLIISRELNWDVAFKGSFIAWLFAQLSMFQFYHIPEFDSWGVGRPNGSLWSISVEVQFYLFLPILVLFIMPLSKKKWGKNLLVLGIAALSIYYNIWLNTHLNENQTLYKIMDVFLMKYLYFFCMGILIHLNFDWLKKYLVGKAWFWIPFFILFTLVFRNWLNLFENVYETNVLGLAGEIILSLTTISAAYSAPGISERLLRGNDLSYGIYIYHMPVFNYLMMEYPSLNWAQFITICLSILMIASLSWSIVEKNVLKLKTKIRV encoded by the coding sequence GTGAGCAAAGACTTTAGACATAACAATTTCGACTTGATACGTTTGGTTGCCGCCGTACAAGTAATGCTTTTCCATGCCTTTACCCATTTCAATGTGCAGGCTCCCTTTGCCGATCAGATAAAAGGCTTTGTTTATTTGCTGCCCGGAGTGCCTATTTTTTTCACCATCAGTGGTTTTTTGATTTACCAATCGTTGGAAAGAAACCGCGACAAATTGAAAAAATACTTTGTCAATCGGGCACTACGCATCTATCCGGCACTCTACGTGTGTTTGGCTTTCACGCTTTTGTTGCTGATCATTTCCAGAGAGCTCAATTGGGATGTCGCCTTCAAAGGTTCCTTTATTGCTTGGCTTTTTGCTCAGCTTTCCATGTTTCAATTCTACCATATTCCCGAATTCGATTCGTGGGGCGTAGGCCGACCAAACGGTAGCCTTTGGTCCATTTCGGTAGAAGTGCAATTCTATTTGTTCTTGCCCATTTTGGTGCTATTCATCATGCCCTTATCCAAGAAAAAATGGGGCAAAAACTTGCTTGTACTGGGCATTGCGGCCCTTTCGATATACTACAATATTTGGTTGAACACACACTTGAACGAAAACCAAACCCTGTATAAGATCATGGACGTATTCTTGATGAAATACCTCTATTTCTTTTGCATGGGCATTTTAATTCACCTCAACTTTGATTGGTTAAAAAAGTACTTGGTCGGCAAAGCTTGGTTTTGGATTCCCTTCTTTATCCTCTTCACGCTCGTTTTCCGCAATTGGTTGAACCTTTTCGAAAACGTGTACGAAACAAATGTTTTGGGCTTGGCGGGCGAAATCATTCTTTCGCTCACGACCATTTCGGCCGCCTATTCTGCTCCGGGCATAAGTGAAAGGCTGCTCCGTGGAAACGACCTCTCGTATGGTATTTACATTTATCACATGCCTGTTTTCAATTACCTGATGATGGAATATCCAAGCCTCAATTGGGCACAATTCATTACAATTTGTTTATCAATTTTAATGATTGCCTCGCTTTCATGGTCGATAGTTGAAAAAAATGTGCTTAAATTAAAAACCAAAATACGAGTATAA
- the glgB gene encoding 1,4-alpha-glucan branching protein GlgB, protein MTEQASNNPNVYPHSLLSDFDVHLFKGGKHYKLFEKLGSHVIEREGQKGTHFAVWAPNAEAVSVIGNFNGWNKESHFLMPRWDHSGIWEGWIPEIQNGEVYKYAIRTKSHEWLEKADPFALMWEKPPRTASVVWDTYYEWDDKKWMSSREAKNSLESPFSVYELHLGSWKRDPEDNDRRLTYREIARDLVPHVKELGFTHVEFMPIMQHPYEPSWGYQITGYFAASSIFGNPQDLMFLIEELHKNDIGVILDWVPSHFPGDMHGLYRFDGTALYEHENPFEGYHPDWKSYIFNYGRYEVRSFLISNAIFWLDRFHVDGLRVDAVASMLYRDYSRKEGEWIPNQYGGRENLEVISLLKEVNEEVYKSYPGVQTIAEESTAFPGVSRPTYSGGLGFGMKWMMGWMNDTLAYFEKDPAYRKFHQNDITFSTVYAFSENFMLPLSHDEVVYGKKSLLDKMPGDLWQKFANLRLLYLYMFTHPGAKLIFMGGEFGQMAEWNFKYSLDWHEADQPLNKGVSGLLKALNTLYRQEKSLTKYQFEERGFQWLDTQDQENSVLYYTRKADDEQIFIVLNMTPVPRENYRFGVPEKGKYTLLVNSDGKEFGGSGVVENEWQSEDEAYHGMPYSVRMKLPPLAGFIFKKKGK, encoded by the coding sequence ATGACCGAACAAGCCTCCAACAATCCCAATGTGTATCCACATAGTTTGCTATCCGATTTCGATGTGCACCTTTTCAAAGGCGGCAAACATTACAAGTTGTTTGAAAAACTAGGCTCTCATGTAATTGAAAGAGAAGGCCAAAAAGGCACACATTTTGCCGTTTGGGCCCCCAATGCCGAAGCGGTATCTGTAATTGGCAATTTCAACGGCTGGAACAAAGAATCGCATTTCTTAATGCCACGTTGGGACCACTCTGGAATTTGGGAAGGTTGGATTCCGGAAATTCAAAATGGAGAGGTCTATAAATATGCCATTCGAACCAAGAGCCATGAGTGGCTCGAAAAAGCGGATCCCTTCGCTCTGATGTGGGAAAAACCACCTCGTACAGCCAGTGTAGTTTGGGATACGTATTACGAATGGGACGATAAAAAATGGATGTCTTCACGCGAGGCAAAAAACAGTTTAGAGTCCCCATTTTCGGTTTACGAACTGCATTTGGGCTCTTGGAAAAGAGACCCTGAAGACAACGACCGTCGATTGACCTACAGGGAAATTGCTCGCGATTTGGTGCCGCATGTCAAAGAATTGGGCTTTACGCATGTCGAATTTATGCCCATCATGCAGCATCCTTACGAGCCGAGTTGGGGTTATCAGATCACCGGTTATTTTGCGGCAAGCAGCATATTCGGCAATCCGCAAGACCTGATGTTCTTGATCGAAGAATTGCACAAAAACGACATCGGGGTGATTCTCGACTGGGTTCCTTCGCATTTCCCAGGCGACATGCACGGATTGTACCGATTCGATGGAACGGCCCTCTACGAGCACGAAAATCCATTCGAAGGCTACCATCCAGATTGGAAAAGCTATATTTTCAATTACGGCCGATACGAAGTTCGCTCTTTCCTTATTAGCAATGCCATTTTTTGGCTCGATCGTTTCCATGTCGACGGCCTGCGGGTTGATGCCGTAGCTTCCATGCTTTATCGTGATTATTCGCGAAAAGAAGGCGAATGGATTCCGAATCAATACGGCGGAAGAGAGAATTTGGAAGTGATTTCCTTGTTAAAAGAGGTCAACGAAGAAGTATATAAATCGTATCCCGGTGTGCAAACTATCGCCGAAGAGTCCACGGCTTTTCCGGGCGTTTCGCGTCCTACCTACAGCGGCGGTTTGGGTTTTGGAATGAAATGGATGATGGGTTGGATGAACGACACTTTGGCCTATTTCGAAAAAGATCCGGCCTATCGTAAATTCCACCAAAACGACATTACATTCAGTACAGTTTACGCGTTTTCCGAAAACTTCATGCTGCCACTTTCGCACGATGAAGTAGTATACGGAAAGAAATCGTTGCTCGATAAAATGCCGGGCGACTTGTGGCAAAAATTTGCCAATCTTCGTCTACTGTACCTGTACATGTTTACGCACCCAGGGGCCAAATTGATATTCATGGGCGGAGAATTTGGGCAAATGGCCGAGTGGAATTTCAAATACAGTTTAGATTGGCACGAAGCCGACCAACCTTTGAACAAAGGTGTTTCTGGTCTTTTAAAGGCTCTGAATACCCTGTACCGTCAAGAGAAATCGCTGACAAAATACCAATTTGAAGAAAGAGGTTTCCAATGGCTCGACACCCAAGATCAGGAAAATTCGGTGTTGTACTACACCCGAAAAGCCGATGACGAGCAAATATTTATTGTGTTGAATATGACTCCCGTACCGCGTGAAAACTACCGCTTTGGCGTGCCCGAAAAAGGGAAATACACGCTTTTGGTAAATTCCGACGGAAAGGAATTTGGAGGTAGCGGAGTGGTCGAAAACGAGTGGCAAAGTGAAGACGAAGCCTATCACGGCATGCCCTACTCTGTACGCATGAAACTTCCTCCTTTGGCTGGTTTTATTTTCAAGAAAAAAGGAAAGTAA
- the thrC gene encoding threonine synthase, translating to MRQIYFICFQSLVFGIYFPKIVASFSQKEMQFYSTNGKSKEVGIEEAIFQGLPPDNGLYMPKEIPCLSQEFWDTCDTLTFNQIAFEIASAFFGQEIPKEELQALINQAYDFDAPSVELTEGLYCLELFHGPSMAFKDFGARFMAAVMSYFLKKNNRDIHILVATSGDTGGAVAQGFFGVDQIQVHILYPKGKVSEIQEKQLTTLGANVKAYEVDGTFDDCQRLVKSTFLDEELREKYNLASANSINIARLIPQSFYYAYTYSRLKKKGLPIVFSVPSGNFGNISAGIIAAKMGMPVHQFIAATNVNKVVPAYLESGIFEPINPSISTISNAMDVGNPSNFPRMKALYGDDYSEVKKHVKGYFYTDEETKAAIKKIDEKYGYLVCPHTAIAYLGLQDYLKTEEEPVSAVFLSTAHYAKFLPDVEAVLGRELAIPERLQSLLSKKKEARALETDYAGFKAFLLKNL from the coding sequence ATGCGGCAAATCTACTTTATTTGTTTCCAAAGCTTAGTCTTTGGGATTTATTTTCCTAAAATTGTGGCCTCATTCAGTCAAAAGGAAATGCAGTTTTACAGTACAAACGGAAAGAGTAAAGAAGTAGGGATAGAAGAAGCTATTTTTCAGGGTTTGCCCCCCGACAATGGCTTGTATATGCCCAAAGAGATTCCCTGCCTTTCGCAGGAATTTTGGGATACCTGTGATACACTTACTTTCAATCAAATTGCCTTTGAAATAGCTTCCGCCTTTTTTGGGCAGGAAATTCCCAAAGAAGAGCTGCAGGCACTTATCAATCAGGCTTACGATTTCGATGCCCCGAGTGTGGAATTGACGGAAGGTCTTTATTGTCTAGAACTTTTTCATGGCCCTTCGATGGCCTTTAAAGATTTCGGAGCTCGTTTCATGGCCGCGGTGATGTCGTATTTTTTGAAGAAGAACAACCGCGACATCCATATTTTGGTTGCCACTTCAGGAGATACGGGTGGTGCGGTGGCACAAGGCTTTTTTGGCGTGGATCAAATTCAGGTGCACATTCTTTATCCGAAAGGAAAGGTAAGTGAGATACAGGAAAAGCAATTGACCACTTTGGGGGCTAATGTCAAAGCTTATGAAGTGGATGGAACATTTGATGATTGCCAACGCTTGGTGAAGTCTACGTTTCTGGATGAAGAGTTGCGTGAAAAGTACAATTTAGCTTCGGCCAATTCGATAAATATAGCTCGATTGATTCCGCAGTCTTTCTATTACGCTTACACGTATTCGCGTTTGAAAAAGAAGGGTTTACCGATTGTATTTTCTGTACCCAGTGGCAATTTTGGCAATATTTCAGCAGGTATTATCGCGGCCAAAATGGGCATGCCCGTCCATCAATTTATTGCCGCCACCAATGTGAATAAAGTGGTGCCAGCTTATTTGGAATCGGGTATTTTTGAGCCGATCAACCCTTCAATTAGTACGATTTCGAATGCAATGGATGTAGGAAATCCAAGCAATTTTCCTCGAATGAAAGCCTTGTATGGCGACGATTATAGCGAAGTGAAAAAGCATGTGAAAGGTTATTTTTACACGGATGAGGAGACAAAGGCAGCGATAAAGAAAATAGATGAAAAATACGGATATTTGGTTTGTCCGCATACGGCCATTGCTTATCTGGGTCTCCAAGATTACCTCAAAACTGAAGAAGAGCCGGTTTCTGCAGTTTTCTTGTCTACGGCTCATTATGCCAAATTTCTTCCGGATGTAGAAGCCGTGCTCGGACGGGAATTGGCTATTCCGGAAAGGTTGCAAAGCCTGCTGAGTAAGAAGAAAGAGGCTCGGGCTTTGGAAACGGATTATGCGGGTTTTAAGGCATTTTTACTGAAGAATCTTTGA